The Paraburkholderia sp. SOS3 genome includes a region encoding these proteins:
- a CDS encoding ABC transporter permease, whose translation MDLFSFNLNRTANASAWRVLPNRWDFVAFPLIICAIAMAAIGFHETMAPISTLKTQAISLNPAHLPEYAMRTTLRMLAAMAASLVFTLVYGTLAAKSRRAGQVLVPILDILQSVPVLGYISFTVTFFLALVPSRVLGAELAAIFAIFTSQAWNMTFSFYQSLRTVPRDLDEVSRGFHLTSWQRFWKLEVPFSMPGLIWNMMMSMSGGWFFVVASEAITVGNHTITLPGIGAYLAQAIAEQNLHAIGWVILTMTIVILLYDQLLFRPLVAWADKFRMENTSSGNAPESWLLDLIRRTRLIHRLLVPLGWCFARAARIPLRLSSVGPVRFPAVQSGTTRRIGDLVWSIVVLLVTVYVLYRVIAYVRTGVTLDEIGHVLVLGLITLLRVIVLIAIASVIWVPLGVLIGLRPRLAEKIQPLAQFLAAFPANLLFPVFVIAIVRWHLNPDIWLSPLIVLGTQWYILFNVIAGASAYPNDYREAAKNFRIRGWQWWRQAMLPGVFPYYITGAITASGGAWNASIVAEFVEWGHTRVAAHGLGAYIAQNTEAGDYPKIILGIAVMSLFVTLFNRLLWRPLYAHAESRLRLD comes from the coding sequence ATGGATCTCTTCAGCTTCAACCTCAATCGCACCGCCAACGCATCGGCGTGGCGCGTGTTGCCGAACCGCTGGGACTTCGTCGCGTTTCCGCTCATCATCTGCGCGATCGCGATGGCCGCGATCGGCTTTCACGAGACGATGGCGCCGATCTCGACGCTGAAGACGCAGGCCATCTCGCTCAATCCGGCACACCTTCCCGAATATGCGATGCGCACCACGCTACGCATGCTCGCCGCGATGGCCGCCTCGCTCGTGTTCACGCTCGTGTACGGCACGCTTGCCGCGAAAAGCCGGCGGGCGGGGCAGGTGCTCGTGCCGATCCTCGACATCCTGCAGTCGGTGCCGGTGCTCGGCTATATCTCGTTTACGGTGACGTTCTTCCTCGCGCTCGTGCCGTCGCGCGTGCTCGGCGCGGAACTGGCGGCGATCTTCGCGATCTTCACGAGCCAGGCGTGGAACATGACGTTCAGCTTCTACCAGTCGCTGCGCACGGTGCCGCGCGATCTGGACGAAGTCTCGCGCGGCTTTCACCTCACGTCATGGCAGCGCTTCTGGAAGCTCGAGGTGCCGTTCTCGATGCCGGGCCTCATCTGGAACATGATGATGTCGATGTCGGGCGGCTGGTTCTTCGTGGTCGCCTCGGAAGCGATTACGGTCGGCAACCATACGATTACCTTGCCGGGCATCGGCGCCTATCTCGCACAGGCGATCGCCGAGCAGAACCTGCACGCGATCGGCTGGGTGATCCTGACGATGACCATCGTCATCCTGCTTTACGACCAGCTGCTGTTCCGCCCGCTCGTCGCGTGGGCGGACAAATTCCGCATGGAGAACACGAGCTCGGGCAATGCGCCCGAGTCGTGGCTGCTCGACCTGATTCGCCGCACGCGCCTCATCCATCGGCTGCTCGTGCCGCTCGGCTGGTGTTTCGCACGCGCGGCGCGCATTCCGCTGCGGCTGTCGTCGGTCGGGCCGGTGCGTTTTCCGGCCGTGCAAAGCGGCACGACGCGGCGTATCGGCGATCTCGTCTGGTCGATCGTCGTGCTGCTGGTTACCGTGTACGTGCTGTATCGCGTGATCGCGTACGTGCGCACCGGCGTGACGCTCGACGAGATCGGCCATGTGCTCGTGCTCGGGCTCATTACGCTGTTGCGCGTGATCGTTTTGATCGCGATCGCGTCGGTGATCTGGGTGCCGCTTGGTGTGCTGATCGGCCTGCGTCCGAGGCTTGCGGAAAAAATCCAGCCGCTTGCGCAGTTTCTCGCCGCGTTTCCGGCGAACCTGCTGTTCCCGGTGTTCGTGATCGCGATCGTGCGCTGGCATCTGAACCCGGATATCTGGCTCTCGCCGCTGATCGTGCTCGGTACGCAGTGGTATATCCTGTTCAACGTGATCGCGGGGGCGAGCGCCTATCCGAACGACTACCGCGAGGCGGCGAAGAATTTCCGCATTCGCGGCTGGCAGTGGTGGCGCCAGGCAATGCTGCCGGGCGTGTTCCCGTACTACATCACGGGTGCGATCACGGCATCGGGCGGCGCGTGGAATGCGAGCATCGTCGCCGAGTTCGTCGAGTGGGGCCATACGCGCGTCGCGGCGCACGGCCTCGGCGCATACATTGCGCAGAACACCGAAGCTGGCGACTATCCGAAAATCATCCTGGGCATCGCGGTGATGTCCCTGTTCGTGACCCTGTTCAATCGACTGCTGTGGCGTCCGCTGTATGCGCACGCCGAATCGCGACTGCGGCTCGATTGA
- a CDS encoding ABC transporter ATP-binding protein has translation MQNPKAAATPIQTPPMPPRLGDEILRVKDVCRGFNKTQGELLVLDDANLSLREGEIVGLLGRSGSGKSTLLRIIAGLIEPTDGEVTYMGKPLEGPAEGVAMVFQTFALFPWLTVLQNVEAGLEAQGVPARERRERALAAIDLIGLDGFENAYPRELSGGMRQRVGFARALVVDPTLLLMDEPFSALDVLTAETLRTDLLDLWTQGRMPIKSVLIVTHNIEEAVFMCDRILVLSSNPGRVIAEIKVPFKHPRNRLDPAFRKLVDDIYAKMTARQTGETTRKGLELHSWLPHVSTNLMAGLIETLAAAPYHGRADMPEIARSLHLEVDDLFPIAEVLQNLGFADVREGDIFLTPPARVFAEFGTQERKLMFADHLLKHVPLAARIKKVLNERPGHRAPRVRFEQELEDFLSDSAAEETLDAVINWGRYGEIFSYNDQSEIFSLEDVES, from the coding sequence ATGCAAAATCCTAAAGCCGCCGCCACGCCGATTCAGACGCCGCCGATGCCACCGCGCCTCGGCGACGAGATTCTGCGCGTCAAGGATGTCTGCCGCGGGTTCAACAAGACGCAGGGCGAGCTGCTCGTGCTCGACGACGCCAATTTGTCGCTGCGCGAAGGCGAGATCGTCGGTCTGCTGGGCCGCTCGGGTTCGGGCAAGTCGACGCTGTTGCGCATCATCGCGGGGCTCATCGAGCCGACCGACGGCGAAGTCACGTATATGGGCAAGCCGCTCGAGGGGCCGGCCGAGGGCGTCGCGATGGTGTTCCAGACGTTCGCGCTGTTTCCGTGGCTGACCGTGCTGCAGAACGTCGAGGCGGGGCTCGAGGCGCAGGGCGTGCCGGCGCGCGAACGGCGCGAGCGCGCGCTCGCGGCGATCGACCTGATCGGTCTGGACGGCTTCGAGAATGCGTATCCGCGCGAGCTGTCGGGCGGCATGCGCCAGCGCGTGGGGTTCGCGCGCGCGCTGGTGGTGGACCCGACGCTGCTGCTGATGGACGAGCCGTTCTCGGCGCTCGACGTGCTGACGGCCGAGACGCTGCGCACCGATCTGCTCGATCTGTGGACGCAGGGCCGCATGCCGATCAAGTCGGTGCTGATCGTCACGCACAACATCGAGGAAGCGGTGTTCATGTGCGACCGCATTCTGGTGCTGTCGTCGAACCCGGGGCGCGTGATTGCCGAGATCAAGGTGCCGTTCAAGCATCCGCGCAACCGTCTGGACCCGGCGTTCCGCAAGCTGGTGGACGACATCTACGCGAAGATGACCGCGCGCCAGACCGGCGAGACGACGCGCAAGGGGCTCGAGCTGCATAGCTGGCTGCCGCACGTATCGACGAACCTGATGGCGGGTCTGATCGAAACGCTGGCGGCCGCGCCGTATCACGGGCGCGCGGACATGCCGGAAATCGCGCGCTCGCTGCATCTCGAGGTGGACGACCTGTTTCCGATCGCCGAAGTGCTGCAGAACCTCGGTTTTGCCGACGTGCGCGAGGGCGACATCTTCCTCACGCCGCCGGCGCGCGTGTTCGCCGAGTTCGGCACGCAGGAGCGCAAGCTGATGTTCGCCGATCACCTGCTCAAGCACGTGCCGCTCGCGGCGCGGATCAAGAAGGTGCTCAACGAGCGGCCCGGTCACCGCGCGCCGCGCGTGCGCTTCGAGCAGGAGCTCGAAGATTTCCTCTCCGACAGCGCGGCCGAAGAGACGCTCGACGCGGTGATCAACTGGGGACGTTATGGCGAGATTTTTTCGTATAACGACCAGTCGGAGATTTTCAGCCTCGAAGACGTCGAGTCCTGA
- a CDS encoding sigma-54 interaction domain-containing protein: protein MASTDLDSPAADTAGGSARSQAKPRGAESVAGLKSYGTLYGSSPVMLDLYEQIERVAATDATALIIGESGTGKELIARTIHEHSARKGAAFVAVNCGAIPDELIEAELFGHEKGSFTGAVQGRIGYFEHANGGTLFLDEVTEMSPVRQVKLLRALETGTFFRVGGSELIRGDVRVIAATNRDPAVAVKENGLREDLMYRLAVFPLRAPPLREREGDRELLAQHFLAALNQQEGTNKVFSKRSMETLRTWSWPGNVRELKNAVYRAFILAEKSVELPHPHLMSRVKKPVTLGDSMSVWIGTPLADAQKQIILGTLKYCGGDKRRAAKALGVSLKTLYNRLSMYGDEEDASPESNSS, encoded by the coding sequence GCGAAACCGCGCGGCGCGGAAAGCGTCGCGGGACTGAAGTCGTATGGAACGCTGTACGGCTCGTCTCCCGTCATGCTCGATCTTTACGAGCAGATCGAACGCGTGGCCGCGACCGACGCGACCGCGCTGATCATCGGCGAATCGGGCACCGGCAAGGAGCTGATCGCCCGCACGATTCACGAACACAGCGCGCGCAAGGGCGCCGCATTCGTCGCCGTCAATTGCGGCGCGATTCCCGACGAGCTTATCGAAGCCGAACTGTTCGGCCACGAGAAAGGCAGCTTCACAGGCGCCGTGCAAGGCCGCATCGGCTACTTCGAGCACGCGAACGGCGGCACGCTGTTTCTCGACGAAGTAACCGAGATGTCGCCCGTGCGCCAGGTCAAGCTGCTGCGCGCACTCGAAACCGGCACGTTCTTTCGGGTCGGCGGCTCGGAGCTGATTCGCGGCGACGTGCGCGTGATCGCCGCGACCAACCGCGACCCGGCCGTCGCCGTCAAGGAAAACGGACTGCGCGAAGATCTGATGTACCGGCTCGCGGTTTTTCCGTTGCGCGCGCCGCCATTGCGCGAACGCGAGGGCGACCGCGAACTGCTCGCGCAGCACTTTCTCGCCGCCTTGAACCAGCAGGAAGGCACGAACAAGGTATTCAGCAAGCGCTCGATGGAAACGCTGCGTACCTGGTCGTGGCCCGGCAACGTGCGCGAGCTCAAAAACGCCGTGTATCGCGCGTTCATTCTCGCGGAGAAGTCGGTCGAACTACCCCATCCGCATCTGATGTCGCGCGTGAAAAAGCCCGTTACGCTCGGCGACTCGATGAGCGTGTGGATCGGCACGCCGCTCGCGGACGCGCAGAAGCAGATCATCCTCGGCACGCTCAAGTATTGCGGCGGCGACAAGCGGCGCGCTGCAAAAGCGCTGGGCGTCAGTCTCAAGACGCTCTATAACCGCCTCAGCATGTACGGCGACGAAGAAGACGCAAGCCCGGAAAGCAACAGCAGCTAG